Part of the Vitis vinifera cultivar Pinot Noir 40024 chromosome 13, ASM3070453v1 genome is shown below.
CTCTGGTCTCCTCGTAGATCAACCCACTGATTCTCTTCACCCCACCTCTTCTAGCCAGACGCCGGATCGCCGGCTTCGTGATGCCCTGAATGTTATCACGGAGAACTTTCCGATGACGCTTTGCTCCTCCCTTGCCGAGCCCCTTGCCTCCTTTACCACGACCCGACATCGTTCACAGCTAGTACTCTTAGGGTAAGGATTTTGATTTGGTGAGGAAGATGAAGACTGAAGGATGGGGTTGTAAATTTAAAGGGAATTTTGGGGTTTGAATTTGGGCGGGATTAATGTCGGTCGTTCGATTTTGGATCTAATCTGACGGCTGAGGGGATCGATCCGTGTGGCGTGGCTTCGACAATTTTAAGACGTTGATAAGGTATAGATCGACGGCTTGGAAGTTTTTTAAGATCGGTGACGTTGCTTGGCTTTTTATCGCCTGTGCAGTCCTGGCGGGGTTCTGGACGGTGTAAATTTTTCACATATTTGTGTACTTGAATTCTCCGACaaatttaattacttttatttaaaaaaataattatcaattacaaaaattaaatatataattttattgataaaagagTCTTAGCaagac
Proteins encoded:
- the LOC100261486 gene encoding histone H4; the protein is MSGRGKGGKGLGKGGAKRHRKVLRDNIQGITKPAIRRLARRGGVKRISGLIYEETRGVLKIFLENVIRDAVTYTEHARRKTVTAMDVVYALKRQGRTLYGFGG